Proteins encoded in a region of the Campylobacter geochelonis genome:
- a CDS encoding efflux RND transporter periplasmic adaptor subunit, with product MKQFKKMLIFASCLLFITGCNMPWSKNDSSSNKAATQMPPAKVGVFEAKKENVPVSFSYPAQVVSNQDVNVVAKVSGTLLKQYFKSGDMVKTGDKLFLIDPDKYQAVAEIAAANLALSNANLDKARLDFNRAKKLKASNSISQQEYDNAVASFKSAQAQIKSAQASLNNANIDLNYTVVTAPFDGVLGDNLQDVGAYVSMQNPNLVRLTKLNPIYAKFAIADVDALNINQKTQDKEWVQKNALATLKVGNSEYNGTVTFIDKVINDKTGSVDAKAEFSNENSELMPGNFATVTMNGLYQKDGFKIPQIAIMQDLTSPFVYIIKDSKVTKAPITIVYQDSEFAVVSKGLNQGDKIIIDNFKKIRLGAPVVEAGK from the coding sequence ATGAAGCAATTTAAAAAAATGTTAATTTTTGCGTCTTGTTTGCTGTTTATAACAGGATGTAATATGCCATGGAGCAAAAATGATAGTAGCTCTAACAAAGCAGCAACCCAAATGCCACCGGCTAAAGTTGGAGTATTTGAAGCTAAAAAAGAGAATGTGCCAGTAAGCTTTTCATACCCTGCTCAAGTTGTAAGCAACCAAGATGTAAATGTGGTTGCTAAGGTTTCTGGAACGCTTTTAAAACAGTATTTTAAATCAGGAGATATGGTAAAAACTGGAGATAAACTTTTTTTAATCGATCCAGATAAATATCAAGCAGTAGCAGAGATCGCAGCTGCAAATTTAGCTCTATCAAATGCAAATTTAGACAAAGCTAGACTTGATTTTAACAGAGCCAAAAAGCTAAAAGCATCAAATTCAATTAGCCAACAAGAATATGACAACGCAGTAGCAAGCTTTAAATCAGCCCAAGCTCAAATCAAATCAGCCCAAGCTTCTTTAAATAATGCAAATATTGATCTAAACTACACAGTTGTAACAGCGCCATTTGATGGAGTTTTAGGAGATAACTTGCAAGATGTTGGAGCTTACGTTAGTATGCAAAACCCAAATTTAGTTCGACTAACAAAACTTAACCCGATCTATGCAAAATTTGCTATTGCCGATGTTGATGCGTTAAATATCAATCAAAAAACTCAAGATAAAGAGTGGGTGCAAAAAAACGCATTAGCTACGCTAAAAGTTGGCAATAGCGAGTATAATGGAACAGTAACTTTTATAGATAAAGTGATAAATGACAAAACCGGCTCAGTCGATGCTAAGGCTGAATTTAGTAACGAAAATAGCGAGCTTATGCCAGGAAATTTCGCAACCGTTACGATGAATGGACTTTATCAAAAAGATGGATTTAAGATACCGCAAATCGCGATTATGCAGGATTTAACAAGCCCATTTGTCTATATCATAAAAGATTCAAAAGTAACAAAAGCGCCGATTACTATCGTCTATCAAGATAGCGAGTTTGCTGTTGTTTCAAAAGGCTTAAATCAAGGCGATAAAATCATCATAGATAATTTCAAAAAAATAAGGCTTGGCGCTCCAGTCGTTGAGGCAGGAAAATAA
- a CDS encoding efflux RND transporter permease subunit, translating into MFAKFFIHRPVFASVISIIIVIAGMISMRVLPVEEYPQLTPPQISVSASYSGADAQTIADTVSTPLEDAINGVENMIYMKSTSSSSGEMSLSVYFKIGTDPQEALVNVNNRIRAAEALLPEEVKRIGVNAHERSSNILEVISFYDPGNSMNIVDLNNYVSINILDELKRVPGVGEAVLIGNKDYSMRIWIKPDLLRQYNMTITEVIAAIREQNSQYAAGKIGEQPMKTNNPYVYAIKPEGRLSSVKEFENIILRSDDRGSMLKLKDVADISLDAENYVFDGYLNGTPMAPVLIMTQNDANALATAKAVSQKIEELSKKFPGTLTYEVSYDTTTFVQVSIAEVVKTFVEAMILVMIVMYLFLGNLRATIIPMLAVPVSILGTFAGLLIMGFSINLITLFALILAIGIVVDDAIIVIENVERILEEEPELSVKEATDKAMGEIFAPIVSIVLVLSAVFIPVSFMEGFVGIIQKQFALTIVVSVVLSGLVALTLTPALCGVLLQKKREKPFKFIQKFNEFFDWSTSIFSAGVAKVLRHIIPSLFIVAIMIFSIYGLMKVIPSGLVPNEDKGAVMVINQLPPASTIDRTSKATIDLYNIAAKDNTIDRGTIMAGYDLLAGTLRENASIMFIGLTPWDERKSADQSSFALADKLNKEYFSNRDALSFVVNPPPINGLSMTGGFELFAQNTTGKSYKEIEEDMHKVVVAANQRPELQLVRTTLDTTFPQYDLTLNREKVKMYNVNIADIFATINSTIGGYYVNDFNLLGKTFKVKLRAESEFRNSQEDFRNIFVRSNNGDMIPLNSLVTLTRSLGPDNVDRFNGFPAAKVLGEPKPGFTSGEAIKAISEVFNELYPNDYVIGWTGSAYQEVASSGTGTTAFIFGLVFVYLILAAQYERWLMPAAVLTAVPFSVLGSLVATWGRGLDNDIYFQIGLLLLIGLAAKNAILIVEFAMSEHMAGKSIFESSINAAKLRFRPIVMTSLAFTLGVFPMIISSGAGAASRHALGTGVVGGMIAASTIAIFFVPLFFYLLESFNVWLDTKFGKKKIEKATNASTQGVADESK; encoded by the coding sequence ATGTTTGCTAAATTTTTTATACACAGACCTGTTTTTGCTTCGGTTATATCGATTATAATCGTAATAGCGGGTATGATTTCTATGAGGGTTTTGCCTGTTGAAGAGTATCCACAGCTTACGCCTCCTCAAATTTCAGTTAGTGCATCATATAGTGGCGCAGATGCTCAAACTATAGCTGATACGGTTTCAACTCCGCTTGAAGATGCGATTAATGGTGTTGAAAATATGATATATATGAAATCCACCTCTAGTTCATCTGGCGAGATGAGTTTGAGCGTGTATTTTAAAATAGGAACAGATCCGCAAGAAGCACTTGTAAATGTCAATAACCGTATTAGAGCAGCCGAAGCACTTTTGCCAGAAGAGGTTAAAAGAATCGGTGTAAACGCGCATGAGAGAAGTTCAAATATCCTTGAGGTTATCAGCTTTTACGACCCAGGCAATAGTATGAATATAGTTGATTTAAACAACTATGTATCTATAAATATCCTTGATGAACTAAAAAGAGTTCCAGGCGTTGGCGAGGCGGTTTTGATAGGAAACAAAGACTACTCTATGCGAATTTGGATAAAGCCAGACTTACTTAGACAGTATAATATGACAATAACAGAAGTCATAGCTGCTATTAGAGAGCAAAACAGCCAGTATGCAGCCGGTAAGATAGGCGAACAGCCTATGAAAACAAACAACCCTTATGTATATGCTATAAAGCCAGAGGGGCGTTTAAGCAGTGTTAAAGAGTTTGAAAATATCATCTTAAGAAGTGATGATAGAGGCTCAATGCTTAAGCTCAAAGATGTCGCTGATATAAGCCTTGATGCTGAAAATTACGTTTTTGATGGATACTTAAACGGGACTCCTATGGCGCCAGTTTTAATCATGACGCAAAACGACGCAAACGCTCTTGCAACCGCTAAAGCAGTTAGCCAAAAGATAGAAGAGCTTTCTAAAAAATTCCCAGGCACGCTAACATATGAAGTATCATATGATACTACAACTTTCGTTCAAGTTTCCATAGCTGAGGTTGTTAAAACCTTTGTTGAAGCGATGATACTTGTCATGATAGTTATGTATCTATTTTTAGGAAATTTAAGAGCGACAATCATACCTATGCTTGCAGTTCCTGTTTCTATCTTAGGAACTTTTGCTGGACTTTTGATAATGGGCTTTTCGATAAATTTAATCACGCTCTTTGCCCTGATTTTAGCCATTGGAATTGTCGTTGATGATGCGATTATCGTTATAGAAAACGTTGAGCGTATCTTAGAAGAAGAGCCAGAACTTAGCGTAAAAGAGGCGACAGATAAGGCGATGGGAGAAATTTTTGCTCCGATTGTTTCTATTGTTTTGGTTTTAAGTGCGGTTTTTATACCGGTTTCATTTATGGAAGGCTTTGTTGGGATTATCCAAAAGCAGTTTGCGCTGACTATCGTTGTTTCAGTTGTGCTTTCTGGACTTGTGGCATTGACGCTAACTCCCGCACTTTGTGGAGTTTTGTTGCAAAAGAAAAGAGAAAAACCATTTAAATTTATACAAAAATTTAATGAGTTTTTTGACTGGAGTACGAGCATTTTCTCAGCTGGAGTAGCAAAGGTTTTAAGGCATATTATACCATCTTTATTTATCGTTGCTATTATGATTTTTTCTATTTATGGGTTGATGAAAGTGATTCCTAGCGGTCTAGTTCCAAACGAAGACAAGGGCGCTGTTATGGTTATCAACCAGCTTCCGCCAGCTTCTACTATAGATAGAACATCAAAAGCAACTATAGATTTATATAACATAGCAGCAAAAGACAATACAATAGATCGTGGCACGATTATGGCTGGATATGATCTTTTGGCTGGAACTTTAAGAGAAAATGCATCTATTATGTTTATAGGTCTAACTCCTTGGGATGAGAGAAAAAGTGCTGATCAAAGCTCGTTCGCACTTGCTGATAAGTTAAATAAAGAGTATTTTTCAAACAGAGATGCGTTAAGCTTTGTTGTTAATCCGCCTCCGATAAATGGACTTTCTATGACTGGTGGTTTTGAACTTTTTGCACAAAACACAACCGGTAAAAGCTATAAAGAGATCGAAGAAGATATGCATAAAGTGGTAGTAGCTGCAAACCAAAGACCAGAGCTTCAGCTAGTTAGAACGACTCTTGATACGACTTTTCCGCAGTATGATTTAACGCTAAATCGTGAAAAAGTTAAGATGTATAATGTAAATATAGCTGATATTTTTGCAACTATAAATTCAACAATTGGTGGGTATTATGTAAATGACTTTAACCTTTTGGGAAAAACTTTTAAAGTAAAACTAAGAGCGGAGAGTGAATTTAGAAACTCACAAGAGGATTTTAGAAATATATTTGTAAGAAGCAACAACGGCGATATGATACCGCTGAATTCACTTGTTACGCTAACTAGATCTCTTGGTCCAGATAATGTCGATAGATTTAATGGTTTTCCAGCAGCAAAAGTACTTGGCGAGCCAAAACCGGGCTTTACTTCAGGAGAAGCGATTAAGGCTATTAGTGAAGTCTTTAACGAGCTTTATCCAAACGACTATGTTATAGGCTGGACAGGCTCTGCTTATCAAGAAGTTGCATCAAGTGGCACTGGAACTACTGCGTTTATCTTTGGGCTTGTTTTTGTTTATTTGATTTTAGCGGCTCAATATGAAAGATGGCTAATGCCAGCAGCGGTTTTAACGGCTGTTCCGTTTTCAGTGCTTGGCTCGTTAGTTGCTACTTGGGGAAGAGGCTTGGATAATGATATATATTTTCAAATCGGACTTTTACTCTTAATCGGACTTGCGGCTAAAAACGCCATTTTGATAGTGGAATTTGCTATGTCAGAACATATGGCTGGAAAAAGTATATTTGAATCAAGCATTAATGCTGCTAAGTTAAGATTCAGACCGATTGTTATGACATCTTTAGCATTTACGCTTGGAGTTTTTCCGATGATTATAAGTAGTGGTGCTGGAGCAGCAAGTAGGCATGCTCTAGGAACTGGAGTTGTTGGCGGTATGATAGCAGCTTCTACTATAGCGATATTTTTCGTGCCGTTGTTTTTCTACTTGCTTGAGAGTTTTAACGTGTGGTTAGATACTAAATTTGGTAAGAAAAAGATAGAAAAAGCTACAAACGCTAGCACACAAGGAGTAGCTGATGAGAGTAAATAA
- the ccoG gene encoding cytochrome c oxidase accessory protein CcoG, whose product MSEKASNCTTCSQSYSHKRYIVFALITLFALIAPFIRIGGNHLFLLSFDKQQLHLFFTSFSTQELFLMPFVLIFGFLFIFFITTLGGRIWCGWSCPQTIMRTIYRDLIQTKLLGIRKNIANKQIKPKGKFALEVVAMLIWAVLSLVIASNLIWFFIPPEDFFNYIQNPSEHLFLIGLVLCFAIFIFLDVVFIKENFCIYVCPYARVQSVMFDNDTVQVIYDEKRGGKIYDEHHVKIGKKPLGKDDECIGCEACVHVCPTHIDIRRGMQLECINCLECSDACAKVMGKLGKKSLINWTSENAIESGNKIKFARFRTVGYVVVLLIVAIALAFMTTKKEHMLLNINRDSSLYEINLNHEKMMVENSYIFLIENTDNKNHAYYFNIDNPDIKIKRPKQEIKVSKGEKRKLVVTLYTEKQLANNDRKDTILPIVITAYAKDDKEKINVKRDTIFVYQKSTVIEQKRMQH is encoded by the coding sequence ATGTCTGAAAAAGCTTCTAATTGCACGACCTGTAGCCAGTCATATTCGCACAAAAGATATATAGTTTTTGCCTTAATAACGCTATTTGCGTTAATCGCTCCTTTTATCAGAATAGGCGGAAACCACCTGTTTTTGCTAAGTTTTGACAAACAGCAGCTTCATCTGTTTTTTACATCTTTTTCTACTCAAGAGCTTTTTTTGATGCCATTTGTTCTGATATTTGGCTTTTTGTTTATATTTTTTATTACGACTTTGGGTGGTAGAATTTGGTGTGGCTGGAGTTGTCCACAGACGATTATGAGGACTATTTATAGAGATTTAATCCAAACTAAACTTCTTGGAATTAGAAAAAATATAGCAAACAAACAGATAAAACCAAAAGGTAAATTTGCTTTAGAAGTGGTTGCGATGTTGATTTGGGCGGTTTTATCGCTAGTTATAGCTTCAAATTTAATATGGTTTTTTATCCCGCCTGAGGATTTTTTTAACTATATTCAAAATCCAAGCGAGCATCTATTTTTGATAGGACTGGTTCTTTGTTTTGCGATTTTTATATTTTTAGATGTTGTTTTTATAAAAGAAAATTTTTGTATTTATGTCTGCCCATACGCAAGAGTTCAGTCAGTTATGTTTGATAACGATACTGTTCAGGTTATCTATGATGAAAAACGTGGCGGTAAAATTTATGATGAACATCACGTTAAAATAGGCAAAAAACCTCTTGGAAAAGATGATGAATGTATCGGTTGTGAGGCTTGCGTGCATGTTTGCCCAACTCACATTGACATAAGACGCGGAATGCAACTTGAGTGCATAAACTGCTTGGAATGTTCTGATGCGTGTGCTAAAGTGATGGGTAAATTAGGCAAGAAATCACTCATAAACTGGACTAGTGAAAACGCTATAGAAAGTGGAAATAAAATCAAATTTGCAAGATTTAGAACCGTTGGTTATGTTGTTGTTCTTTTGATAGTTGCGATAGCTTTAGCCTTTATGACAACAAAAAAAGAGCATATGTTGCTTAATATAAACAGAGATTCTAGCCTTTATGAGATAAATTTAAATCATGAAAAAATGATGGTTGAAAATAGCTATATCTTTTTAATCGAAAATACTGATAACAAAAATCACGCATATTACTTTAATATAGATAATCCAGATATAAAAATCAAAAGACCAAAACAAGAAATCAAAGTTTCAAAAGGTGAAAAAAGAAAGCTTGTAGTTACTCTTTATACAGAAAAACAGCTTGCAAATAACGATAGAAAAGACACCATTTTACCGATAGTTATCACTGCATATGCTAAAGATGATAAAGAGAAAATTAATGTAAAACGAGATACAATTTTTGTCTATCAAAAAAGCACTGTTATAGAGCAAAAACGGATGCAACATTAA
- the rpsU gene encoding 30S ribosomal protein S21: MPGIKVHPNESFDEAYRKFKKQTDRNLVVTESRARRFFEPNTEIRKKQKISARKKMLKRLYMLRRYESRL; encoded by the coding sequence GTGCCAGGAATTAAGGTACATCCAAACGAGTCTTTTGACGAAGCATACAGAAAGTTTAAAAAACAAACTGATAGAAATCTAGTCGTAACTGAATCTAGAGCTAGAAGATTTTTTGAACCTAACACTGAAATTCGCAAAAAACAGAAAATTTCAGCTCGTAAAAAAATGCTTAAACGTCTATATATGCTTAGACGTTACGAGTCAAGACTCTAG
- a CDS encoding TetR/AcrR family transcriptional regulator, whose protein sequence is MLPKPSSKKALDRYEKILSAGLELFLEKGYQNTSLSDLVEKSGGSLSTIYKYFENKEGLFKAIITNGVSKLSANMDKKINLNANLSLEEFLYEFADFYLSSIFSKKSLLFHKLILSEGFRKDDDKEYIVGKLFYEEAILSVNIRLVNFFKKNEQMSKFSDKELKNFAMFFTYIIKEPYFFEYILFDKKIECSKKDKKEHIQRSISIFLNGILG, encoded by the coding sequence ATGCTACCAAAACCAAGTAGTAAAAAGGCGTTAGATAGATATGAAAAAATTTTATCGGCTGGACTTGAGCTTTTTTTAGAAAAAGGGTATCAAAACACAAGTTTAAGCGATCTTGTAGAAAAGAGCGGAGGTTCTCTTTCTACGATATATAAGTATTTCGAAAACAAAGAGGGACTTTTTAAGGCTATTATAACAAATGGCGTTTCAAAACTGAGCGCAAATATGGATAAAAAGATAAATTTAAATGCAAATTTAAGCTTAGAAGAGTTTTTATATGAATTTGCTGATTTTTATCTTTCTTCCATTTTTAGCAAAAAATCTTTGCTTTTTCACAAACTAATACTTAGCGAAGGCTTTAGAAAAGATGATGATAAGGAGTATATCGTTGGCAAACTTTTTTACGAAGAAGCGATACTTTCGGTAAATATTCGTTTGGTTAATTTTTTCAAAAAAAATGAGCAAATGAGCAAATTTTCAGACAAAGAGCTTAAAAATTTTGCGATGTTTTTTACATATATCATAAAAGAGCCATATTTTTTTGAATACATCCTTTTTGATAAAAAAATCGAGTGTAGTAAAAAAGATAAAAAAGAGCATATCCAAAGGTCGATTAGTATATTTTTAAATGGAATTTTAGGATAA
- a CDS encoding UPF0323 family lipoprotein: MKRIKKIAKQTLAGGFGLILAGGLAGCGSNNNNGQTIEQNQAAGAFVVIEETAPGKYKVLEEFPSKETRIVLRKLDGSEKVLSKEEMDALMAEESAKIDAGTSNLTKENAQISSGGMGLGEAILASAAGAIIGSWIGSKLFNNPAYQSQRQNAYKNPSAYSRSVNSFNQAKATNASGSKSGKGGFFGGGSKSSGSSSVGG; encoded by the coding sequence ATGAAGAGGATTAAAAAGATAGCAAAACAGACCTTAGCTGGTGGTTTTGGTCTTATTTTAGCTGGTGGATTAGCAGGTTGTGGCTCAAACAATAATAACGGGCAAACTATCGAGCAAAACCAAGCAGCAGGCGCTTTTGTCGTTATAGAAGAGACTGCACCCGGCAAATACAAGGTTTTAGAGGAATTTCCTAGCAAGGAAACAAGGATAGTTTTAAGAAAACTTGATGGAAGCGAGAAAGTTTTAAGTAAAGAAGAGATGGATGCTTTAATGGCGGAAGAAAGCGCTAAAATAGATGCTGGAACATCAAATTTAACCAAAGAAAACGCTCAAATTTCAAGTGGTGGCATGGGCTTAGGAGAAGCTATTTTAGCAAGTGCGGCTGGAGCTATAATAGGAAGTTGGATAGGAAGCAAACTTTTTAACAACCCAGCATACCAAAGCCAAAGACAAAACGCTTATAAAAATCCATCAGCTTATTCAAGAAGTGTAAATAGCTTTAATCAAGCAAAAGCTACAAACGCCTCTGGTTCGAAGTCTGGAAAAGGCGGATTTTTTGGTGGCGGAAGCAAGAGTTCAGGCTCAAGTTCGGTTGGTGGTTGA